The Anguilla rostrata isolate EN2019 chromosome 2, ASM1855537v3, whole genome shotgun sequence genome contains the following window.
CAGGCGTTTTTAATGAGGATGAGTAGCGGTGTTCAGGCGTTTTTAATGAGGATGAGTAGCGGTGTTCAGGCGTTTTTAATGAGGATGAGTAGCGGTGTTCAGGCGTTTTAATGAGGATGATACGGTGTTCAGCGTTTTTAATGAGGATGAGTAGCGGTGTTCAGGCGTTTTTAATGAGGATGAGTAGCGGTGTTCAGGCGTTTTTAATGAGGATGAGTAGCGGTGTTCAGGCGTTTTTAATGAGGATGAGTAGCGGTGTTCAGGCGTTTTTAATGAGGATGAGTAGCGGTGTTCAGGCGTTTTTAATGTGAATGAGGGGATATGTTCagttgtttttaatgtgaattagttcagggttttttttaatgaggatgAGTAGCTAcgttcagggtttttttttaatgaggatgAGTACCTGTgttcaggggttttttttaatgaggatgAGTAGGTGCGTTCAGACGTTTTAAATGAGGATGAGCAGCTGTGTTCAGGTGTTGTTAATGCGGAGGAGCGGTGTTCAGGCGAAGGCGTAGGAAGTCTGTCAGCGTCCCAGCCGTGCTGCGCCCGTACTGGGTGGTGGAGTTCCACGCCTCTCAGCTGGCTGTTAGGCTGTCTTTTAGTAAAGCAATGTCTTAGTGCCCATTTACTTTTCTTTTATCATGAGAAAAATAGTTtgatgcttttgtttgttttttttttcttctgcgtCGTTTGGAAAGCGTCCCAGGGTTCTCCTGGCCACACCCGCCAGCTCACAGACGACTGCTGAAATGAGTtcactttaaacaaaaaaaaataaaataaaaaaatgatgacaCCACAGAACGGAATAATTTCCAAACCAGGCCAGGCAAACTCTCCTTGGTTTTTCTGCACAGTAATAAGAAGACAATCATCATATTGAACGGGAGGTTCTTTTTTAAGAGCACGTTTATGTTTTCAGGTAAAATCCAGACTGgcggattttttattttttaattgtttttttattttttaatttcatcttatttcatttcacGTTTTTCTTGtggttattcatttttttttgtttgttttgttgatttttgttgttctgcTCCGGTCTTTAGTGTTTTGAGTGACTGCCAGCCCCACGGCCGTCcgctccctccaccccccggcccccggcccccggcccccggcccccttCAACAAAGTCTAGGAGGAGTTGGCGTTCTCCAGGAGAGGGGGGCCGTCCCGGtgtagggaggggtgggtggacTCCCTTTTGTAGGTTTTGGGGGGCAGTTTGGGGATGGCCTGGGAGGTGCTCTGTCTGGGTGGGACGGGGGGCCCCGTCGCCCCGGGCGGGGGCGAGTCGCAGTCCAGGCccagcgaggggggggagggcaggtgcTTCCGGAAGCCCAGCGGGGAGGGGGTCTGGGGCGGGAGGGGgctgaagggggaggaggggaagaaggTCTGGCTCAGCTCAGTCCTCCTGCCCTGCggggggggctgcaggtgcAGCGGGGAGTTGAAGAAGACGTCCGGCGACCTCACGGGCTCcctggggggcagggtgggcgGGCTGTCGGGCGGCTCGGAGACGGAGGTGCGCTCCGATAGCGAGTAGCGGGGGGAGTAGCCCTTGGCGGGCGTGGGCTGCCGAGGCGGAACCGCGGGGGGGCTGTCCAAGCGCTTCGACATCATCTGGAACGGAAGAACCCGAGAACATCAGAACAGTAACGCAACAGAACACAAGAACACGAGAACATCAGAACAGTAACGCAACAGAACACAAGAACACGAGAACATTAGAACAGTAACGCAACAGAACACAAGAACACTAGAACATTAGAACAGTAACGCAACAGAACACAAGAACATTAGAACATTAGAACAGTAACGCAacagaacacaagaacacaagaacacaagaaCATTAGAACACAACTATTTGATCAGAACACTAGAACAGACCACACGGTTATTAAAATGCAAGAACACAAGAAGAATAAGACATTAATGGCAAATTCTGGCaaaattttcaaacaaaatattcATCAATGCTGGGTTACCTGCTGAGTCAGCATTACCTTAGCGATGCTTGGGTTACCTGCTGAGTCAGCTTTACCTTAGCGATGCTTGGATTACCTGCTGAGTCAGAGTTACCATAGCGATGTCTGGGTTACCTGCTGAGTCAGCGTTACCATAGCGATGCCTGGGTTACCTTGGAAGGCGAGGACTCGGCGGGGGCAGATTCTGGCCGTCGGCGCGGGGGCACAGGCGGGGGTTTGGGGCCGTCCTCCACGTTCCTGCTGAAGCTCACCATGGAGGAGACCGAGGAGGACCCTGGGGGAGGAGCACACACAGGCCTAATTACTTTATGGAACGAAGAGCCATCTTAGGAATTTGTAAAATATGTCTATGTTCAGTTCCagtaattttggaaaaaaattaagtattacaatagaacaataaaaataaaaattactgtCAGGCAGACTTCAGTGCCAGACATTTGTTTCTTTCCACCATGTAACGCGTGTGGGAAGAAAGATACCTGGagtacagccaatcagctgatCACATTCTGAAACAAACCTCTCTTCTGCTCAAAGCACAATCACGTGTCACACAACAGCCCTACCACTGTTACACTGTCACACACTagaacagcagcacagcgcactgagaaacagcacagctgaTGTGGTGGTCTGCTCTCATGAACAGAAGCTGAAAtggaagcacacacaggcaagtgAACATCTGGCTAAAgaaccagcatgcactgcactgcactgacccctctgtgtgtgtgtgtgtgtgtgtgtgtgtgtgcgtgtgtgtgtaaatgcatgcgtgcgtgtgcgtgagtgtgggtgtgagcatgggagtatatgtgtgtttttgtgtgtgtgtgtgtgtgtatgtgagtgagtgtttgagagtgtgtgtgtgtgtgtgtatgtgagtgagtgtttgagagtgtgtgtgtgagctaagTCTCATGCAAGCGATGACCGGGTGCTATGGTGACCTCACGATGGACAGGAACAACCAGGCCAGAGGATCAGGGTTTGGTCACGCTGACCAGAAAGGACCAAATCTAATCATCAGCGGACGCACAACTGAACAACTCTTCCTCAGTAAACGGTAAATCTCTAGCAAGCAGCAAGCGGTCCGCTTCTTGCTGCTTCTGTGCTAAAGCTTTACAAGTAAAcaactttgttctttttttgttttttttataagacGAAACAGAAAGTCACGACTGAAACCAAAGTCCATTTCTATTTAATAACAACAAACTGAATTTGACATTCAACTGCTAATTCCAGACAGAACTAAATTTCCTCAACCCTTGTTGGCCTGGAAACATGGggagtgtgtgactgacagatGGAGCAGTGGGTGGGGTCATGCATAcggcaggacgggggggggggggtacagtaTGAGCGTAgcgggtggaggggtggaggggtgggggcgggtggggcagAACGCAGAAGGAAGCTTGTACTAACGTGGGCCGCGTGGCAGTGAGACTGCAGTAAAGATGGTGTCACTgtctgcaggagagagaagagaacacCTGAGAGGCGgggtcaggggcggggccagggggcggggtcaatCGGCTGCATCATTCACGCATTACAAGGGCCGATCAAAGGCTCAGAAAATGGTTGTGAAGTCTGAGGTCCAATCACCGGCTCAGAAAAAGCTCCAGTACAGTCTGAGGGCCAATCACAAGGTCTGAATTATATAAATGGAATTTAAGGACCAATCAGAGTCTCAGAAACAGCCCCCAAAGGAGTGTCCTTCACACCAGCAATTTGTGTAAGCCAGTTTTCAGCAGAAAATCCAGGAAATTACAAACTCACCATTTTGTGACTAACACAATTAAATCTTGTGTGACTAAGATTTCTGTCGAAACTGGTAAATCAGTTCAGGATACGCTGCTTAACGATAACAGTAAGATGAAGTTCAGCTCCTAAGACACAGGGAACTTATGCCAAGAACTACTTCGTACAACAGAGAAGATAAGCCCTGTGTTTCAGAGAGCAGCTAGGAGAGCACCAGACAGTTCATGTTTAATCAAACACACCTAACGAAGCAACAAAGACATGCCCCCAAAGTTTAGAAGCATGcctgtcggtgtgtgtgtgtgtgtgtgtgtgtgcgtgcgtgaaagAGTTGGAATGACTTCAATGTCAATTCAGGTTCATTAAGAGAAAGATTCTCAGAGAACATTACGGGCATTTTCCTTCTCCAGTCCATGCTACTAAATTTCAGGTCACTTCTGAAAATTCCCTCAAGTGAAATGGAACCGACCCCCCAACCCTGGTGTGTATccgtgtctgtgggtgtgtgtgtgagcgtgcgcgcatgtttgtgcgtgtgtgtgcgcgtctgtgtgtgtacgtgtaacacaggcccacacacacgtacatttGCGATGTTAAAATCCCCGAACGCAGAGTGCTGCGTTGAGGTGAAAGGTCTGTTTTTACGCAGTGCTCTTCCAGGCCCTGCTCCTGCAGCCCGTCTGCGGGGGGACAAGCGGCCCTTTGTGTGCGCAGTGGGGAAACCAGGCCGCTTGCGTAAGCCTGGCGCGGGCCGCTCGCCCAGGGGGGAGAGGCGAATGGGTTAGTGTGGGGGGGGATTAGTTTATTTTCGGCGGTACGGTTAATGTGGGGGCCGATGatccggagggggggggagggggttaggcAGGAGGTTTTGGTCCAGGTAGCCACGCCCCCTTTCTGCAGGGCACCTTACACCCCCCCTTTAGCAGGTTACTCCTCAAACCACCCTCTAGACTTCATGGGCTGTGGGACGTCCAAGCGCTTTCCGTGACTCTCCAGAAAAtagaatatttcaaatatttttgaaaatgttcagaGTCTAGGAATCTTGTGaatttggtgggggggtgtgtgggggttttTGGCAGGGGTGTGGTGTCAGTTTTtttgtggggtgtggtgtgtttgacgggggtgtggtgtgggcgTGGTGTGTTGTGGGGTTTAGGCAGGGGTGTGCTATCAGTTTTTGGCGAGGGTGTGGTGTGAGTTTTTGGagggggtgtggaggtgtggggtTCTGGGCTGAGATTCTGGGGTGCGTGAGGGGCGGCGGGGCCCTTACTGGAGTGGAAGGGGCTGGAGGGGGCCTGGGGGGAGTCGAAAACGCTGCAGATGTCGGTGGAGCTGGAGGCGccggaggcggggggcggggtcaggggcgTGCGGGGCGAGTTGGGGGCGGAGGCCGTGCTCTCCGTCTCGCTGTCCGGGATCCGGCTGTAGCTGATCTTTCGGGGCTCGTTCTGCAGGGGCGTGGGGTGCCGCATGGTCCCCGGCCGCACCGTGGAGGGGCGCACCCCCGGCGACTTCAGGGGGCAGTTATACCTCTTGGGCTGTGGGGCAGGAGGGTGGTTAGACACAAAAGAATAAGAAAACCCTGCCCCGCTTCCCAAACCAAACCCCCTGTCCTTCACAGGACAGATAACAATGGCAATTCAGCAGATACTATTACCCACAGCAACTCCCACTGCTCACTGGGTTTTACATAGAGTCcgttttcagtttaattaaacagtacCTCATCGAAGGGCACAATGGCAATGCCCCTTCCTGGGAAGCAAACCTGAAACTTCCGAGTTACAGTCCAGTCTCCTTACTTAACGGCCCTCTCAAAAGCAGAACTGCACCCGTGCTGCAAAACTCAGACGGGCCCTCTGTAGGAGGGTGCCGTTTACTGAAGGCCAGAGAGAAATGCTACTTACGAATCGCGGGAGTGACCTGGCGTTGCGGGGCTCGATCTCCAGGGACTTGTTGAACAAGTAGTCGGCAAACTCCTTTTCCGTTTTGTCCTCCATCGGATTTAAGTTCTCAAAGAACTTCTGCAtttccgagagagagagagagagaggagcaggaggaggaagatcagaacagaacagaggaagaggggTTAACACTGCAGTTCACAAGTTCTGTTAGAAATGAGAACAAAATCACTCCAGCATCATGCCTCTCTGCTGTCATGGTAATCTACAGAAGACATTTTCTATTGCGGTGTTGGGGAATTAAGTAAGGGATAATCCCTGATGAGGTGGTCAGCTATCGAAAAATAATGACCGACGCAGAGGCAAAGAACCCCCCGACAATGTGAGTGATATGAAAAGAGTTCCAAGTTACAGCGGTCTGTTATCCATAGCAACTGTCATTATTCAGAAACACTCGACTGTAGAATTCTTGaaatgaccaatcagaatcaagcATTCAACAAAGTGTTTTAAAGTGGGCGGGTCTTACCCGGATGTCGTTCTCCACCCGCAGGCAGTAGGGCTGGTTCTGGTACTGCTGGATCTCCCCGGTGATCTCGGCCACTTTCCTGCGCTTGCTGAAGTTGATCAGCTCCTTGCCGTGCCTCTTCAGGAAGTCCGGGTTGCCCTCCTCCGTCTTCAGGATGTTCGTTAAGTAGATTCCTGGGGAGGAGCGGAAGCATGACGTTCAGCGAGGTTGTGGAAATGCTAAACCTGCGCTGACTTGGCCATACCTCGAGGGTTTTAGGAGCCGGAGCTAACAGATACGGCACCGCTAAATGACATCGTAATCGAACACCGAGGTTCTTCAGCCAGTTGTAGCCAAATGCTTCTGCTCTGGGAGGGCTTTAAAGCTACAacaaacacatcaaaaaaaGATTATTGCTACCCTATTTTCCCAATAGGAAGAAAATGAGTTGCATTTCACACTGACGTCAGGAGGTGTTGTTGCATTGAGAGTTGAGTGGAACTCTTGCCAAGTCatgcagaagagacagagactcTTGGGGTGTTCAAGTCCAAACTTAAAGCAGCTGTGGATATTCCCTAGATCAATGAAATCAAACTCCAATCCtacagagccacagggtcttTGTGTTTCagcttcattttcataaattggCTTcggattaaaaagaaaacactataacctgcaggactggagttaaacctgcagacactgcagcccgccaggactggagttaaacctgcagacactgcagccctccaggactggagttaaacctgcagacactgcagccctctagGAAtagagtttgagatccctgatCGACTCTGTTGGCAAAGAACAAGCCTATAGGAGCCGAGCTCTCATCATTATTCTCATGTTCGTATGTCTGCGGCGGCCGTACCATTGTGCAAGCAGGATGGGGAGAGGCGGGACATACCAAAGAAAGGCACACAGGGTGGGTTGATGGACCTGAGTTTGGCCAGATACTTCTTATAGTGGTCCTCGCTCAGCTCATGGGCCTCTTCCAGAATCTTCCGTTGCCGGCTGGGGATTTGCTGCAGGAGACGGGGGCGGGTTCAGTTAAAGTTTCATttaagcacacagagcagccactCTCTGAAAAACTTTGGACAGAGCCAATTAACTATACCcagatgacctctgaccctgctGGGGTCATGGACGTTTCCCTATTGTACCTCAAAGGTGTGGTCCAGCCGGTAGACGGGCGAGGAGTTCATGGCGCTGACCACCTCCAGAACACCATTGAAGTTGTTGAGCTCCTGAAAGACCTGCAGGATCTCTATGATTCGGGCCACCACGGCCGCCCGCTCCTCCAGATTCCCCGCCTCAACGATGCACCTggcgagcgggagagagaacAACTCTAGCCCCAGGCTTCAGGCCTGCACTACCACACAGCCTCAGAAGCCATTGTACAGGTGCTTTCTAAGAAGCCTCCAATGTTTGGACATCTccatttagacaaaaaaaagtaaccTTGTTTAAGATATGAACAAGATGTGAGATAGTAAGATTATAagatttaaattgaattttttaaataacatatttgtttaaaacTAAATGGAAGGTTTTAGGAAAACTGCTTTAGCTTTGTAATCtctgctggaatgagagactTCACAATCTCCATTTTAAGTCCATAATGGGCAGTACCATCTTGAGTTACCAACAGGGGGGTTTTTAACTGAACACAGTGCAACACCTTTCAGCCATATAAGTGAGTGACTGACATTACACAGCAGCTCTACCTGTCAGGGGGTTCacaaagagaggaggaggaggaggaatgacGTGAGGAAGAGAGGATGAAGAAAGCGAGGAAGAAGTAAGtgaaggaagaagaaaaggaggggtggggtgggggtcggtCTTACTTTTCGAACCAGAGCGTGAGGTTGGTGGTGTGGCGGATCATGCGCAGGAGGTTGGGGGAGTTCAGCTCCTTGTCCTCCTTGGTCCAAACGCTCCCCACGAGCTCCGACGGCTGGACGGCcctgcaggtgggtgggggggggcagaggaggggggggggggggcacagaggagagggggggggggtcagctcgacaggccgctcacacacacctgcagctcttCACAGAGCTGAGACTCACAGCTGCAGTGGCGTTAGCACCTTCCACTGCGCCGCCGGGACGCGCCATTTCCTCCTGGGAAAAGAGCGGGGGGGACATCCCTGGGGCCGGCCAGAGCTGCCCGTTCCCACGGTAGCACGATGTCAtcgaggagggggagggaaggtgtgtgcgcccccccccccgcgtttACTTGTAGAGTacagcgtatgtgtgtggggatctttgtgtgtgtgtgcttgcttctgcgtttttgtttttgtttgtgtgtgtgtgtgtgcatgcttctgcgtttttgtttttgtgtgtgtgtgtgtgtgtgtgcatgctcattgttgtgctgtttttgttatgtgtgtgtgtggtgtcgtgAATTCGCTAAATTGAAGTAGGCTGTTTGCTTCCCTTGTTATGAGTCACAAACGCAATGGCTGGTGGTGTGAAGGTTTAGAGAtcacaaagcatgctgggaaattaCAGCAACCTGACGGGGAACAGGCAGAAAAACCTATCCTTCAACACAAAACTACAGAATAAACCTTCAGTCATACTCAGACACTTAAACACCTTAACTATGGGTTTAATTATCACTAAATAATCAAAACAAGTGTTGGTTTGAGAggatatttttttgcaaaaaccCGCTGAACTTTAAATTACCAGTAACCTGGCTGAGGTGTGAGCAGAGGAACCTGAATCGGTCATTAAGGTTCTTTTTTAACGAGGCTTTCACGAGGAGCTCCGCTTACTGCAGCATCAGCAAACCCCGTCCCCCACACCGCTCACGGCGCGGTGCCATTTTAATGAGGTCACTTCCCTCGGGAACCACAGCCGCGAATCGCGCATCCAGTCCACGGACGATGTGATCATTAGTTAGCGGCCTTATTTCAGGGGTTAATGGCAGGGATGTACTGCGGCTAACGGTTTAATCCATCTGCTATCCTGACTAACCCAGCCCCAGATACAGCGCCCGGGAGTGTTTGGAGAGCTTGTATGAGGAGAGCAGCAACACAAGGGAAGATTCCAGAACATCATGGATGGATCAGCTGAAGTACAGGCCGTAAGCCCAGAGTACAGAAGAGTCCTTcagcatttatattttagtgACTCGCACAGCGTACGTTCTTTACATACAATGCGTTAATGCAgttagatatttactgaagcaattcagttcAAGCAGGGTTTCTTGTGCAAGTCTACCACGGTAGTGTCCCCCAACTGAACGGTAGTTATCAGTCCAGTTCCCTAATTATTGTactaccaccaccccccccccattaaggAAGGCAGACAATAGTAACCACGGAACAGACTATATGACCACAGTTCAGCCCTGCATAGCTGTACAGAAGCAGGTTGGGGCCCCAGACAGAAGTACCTGTAGAAGTCCGACTCCAGAAGCGTGAGCTGTCGGGCGATCTCGATGGGGTGAAGGGTCATGAGGTCGAACTGATCGGTCTGCCCCGGCTTGCTGATGTGCCACTcgatggggggcggggagctcCCGAAGGTGATGTTGTGGCTGGGGCCGTTGGCCTGGACCTGCTTCTTCCTCAGAATGATCTTGGTTATGGACTCCACCCACTTCCTCATAGCTTTACCTGAGGGGGAAGGGAAGGACAACTCAACATCACACCTTTGTCCTGTAACAGGGTCAGACCACAAGCTCACAGTCTTCAGCTGGGGTTCACGAGTTTGTCCATAAATGCAGCTGAAACTGACACGGGCTCATGACACAAGCTCGACCAGTTCACTGGGGATTAACGAGTTCGTGCCATAAGCAGCTGCTTGCAACACGGGCCCTACCTCGGACCATTCCGATGAACTCCTCCAGGCGCCTCAGGAGCTCTGCGTCCCTCTCAAAGTCGTAGAAGTGGTGCTCCACCCAGTGCCGGCACACGTTCAGAACTCTGTGgcgagaggtgggggtggggggtgggggaaagggGTTCAGGCATCGTGAGATTTTTGGCAGGTGGGCATTTTACTttcaacacacagacaggggttTGCATTTTCCATCACTCTGCAATGACAGTTTTCAAAAAGAtcattttgaaattcaaaaagacTTCTTTGGCCTATAAAACGCAAGGTGGACATAAAATTTTTTACACGCGTtaactttcaaaatattttacgtCCACAGAAGGACGCACTTCTCTCGTCAGTGACTGATGACTTCTGGGATGTGCGGAATTAATGTACAGCCCAGTGAGCCGTCCGATTTATTAGCACCATCAGCACACGCTGATAGTCCAGGACTTGATAGAAAGCGACATCAAGGTAATGAGTCGGCAAGAGAGGAAATGGATGCATTTCTCTCGCTGTAAACGGCTTCGTTTCCCTCATTTGCACACTTTCACATGACTTTCCCCTCACTTTCAAGGGCAGAAGACCTGAGTGGGAGGCAGTAAGTTAGCAAGTaaggcttattattattattatgattagaCCAATTTTCCCAGAGTTCTCAAAGATGGCTGGATATTTAACCCTTCACCAATACTTTTCCCAGGTGGAAGAAGGATGTTCAGGGATTGGGAGGGACTGCGGGAGCTGTGGGCGTCCCGGTTCGGGACGGGTCCGGGGCAGAAGCGTACCTGAGCTGGACGGGCTGCACGTACTCCTTGCGGAAGCGTTTGAGCTCGGCGCTGAGCGGCTGGTCGCCGTTCTCCAGGGCCATCTGATCCGCCTCTGTGGGCTTGGGCTCCGGGATCTcaaacctggggggggggggagagtgtcAGTCTGAGGTCCCCATAAGTACACCATaacctaacaaacacacacatacacacacatgcacgaatacacaaacacacacacacatgcacacacataaacacacattcacacatgcacatgcacacacacacacacacacacacacacacacacacacgcacgcacgtaccaTAACATATAAGCTGAGCGGAGCTTGAGCACAACTTCCGGAATGTTTGCCCCGCTCACACGCTCCATTTCAACCATCACCAAATCAACTGAGGCTAACTACCGTTTACCTGCTACTAAATAAACAGCACTGCAAAAGTTAGCATTTATTCTCAGCAAGCTAATGGCTTCTAGTGACCAGGGATTGAGCAGCTATGACACTGCATTTAATCCTGGCTGTCAAGGCAaggcaagtttatttatatagcccCTTTTAAACACAGTGGCAATACAAAGCGCTTTACACAGgcataaaagacaataaaatagcggttaaaaacataaaaacacaacgACTTacataaaatgagagaaaaaactAAAGGACCGAGGTCataaaggaagaaaaaggaaaagtctaaatgcaataaaaagcaATCGTACAGTACACTGAAACTTTAAAATTACGAGaggttaatttgttttaaaatgtgaccaGTAAAATCCACAATTTGTCGACGTCAAATCCGCAATTTGCTAGAAATCCATATTGCATTTATTCTTCTGTGAAGGATCAGTTCAAGTGCCTTTCAGGACACTGCCTGAGTTATATTTAGACCACCAATCAAAATGATTCTACAGACCACCAATTCAGAGTAATATGACTTTACAGACCACCAAGCTAACAGACCACCGAGCTCGACAGACTATTGAGCTACCCAGCTCTTGTCCTAGGTCACAAGTTAAAACAAATCAGACAATGGAGACTTACCTCAAGCCTGCTTTCACTCATCTTTATCCACTGGCTCGATAGTTATGTGGTCAAATTAAGTTATTACTAACATAAATGCAGGTCAAGGTTCAATCCTGTTTCATGTGACTATTCGCTTtagcaattttaaaaaatatatttttatcgaTAACTCACTCGAACTTCTCTTTTATTCTATGGGCTTCTCAGAAGAACAGGACACTTGTTTCTGTCCAAGAGGACTCTGGAAGACTTTACAGATTTGAGTGATCCCTGCGATGCTGCCGCAGCTGTGGTGGTTTATCGGCAACTCTTATAATGACCACATAGCTATCGAACCAGCGTAAACTCGCTATGTTAACCTTTATGGAAAGCAAATGTACAGAACCAGTAATCAACAAGAAGACGACTGGCTACGAGGTCTGTTTGTTTGATGTCATGTGAGTGGCAAGGGACtgattgaaaatgtatttcttaatgATTAAAACCTAAATAAGGAGCGAATTTCAGTGGAAAGTATAAAATATACACATCCCccagtttggggggggagggaccagacacagcacattttacccagaatgcagcgCACCGACACTCACCTCTCCATTAAGAGACCCAACAGCTCCTGGGGTTTGCAGAAGGACCGATATGTGGTCAAGAATGTCCTCACAAAATTTGGATCTGAAAAATGAAACGAAACAGAAGACTGTGActcagaggcagagggagagggagaactCCATGATCTCGGTTTCATCCAACCTGTGtctcaaccaaaaaaaaaagacagacaaaaacaccAGAAACCCCGGGCAGAGATCTTATTTTCTGATCCTACTGCAGCTCCAAGGCTGACTAAGAGGGTTTCCATGACGACATGACCTTGTTCACCAGCCGTTGTAAACGCATTGTTCTCgtatcaaacaaaaacattggcTAAAAAAACCTGCGGTCAAACTACCCATAAATCTGTGGGTTTCAGTTCAGCTACAACACAGTAATCAACAATATCCTTTGCTTTTTCCACTGGAGGGAATTAATGGATATTTATGTTCAAATCTAACATGTCTGGGGAGGCATCATTACCTACATTAAGCTCCGTAACAGAGACACGGAGTTAGCGTCTATGATAAACTCAAGCACAGCAGAATCTATAGCTATTTcaactatattttaaaaattattgtgTTACTGCCGAAATCACCGATGGGACCGTTTCTCATCTCATAAGCAGGGAAAAACAGAATCTTCTGCACATGGATATACTGTTAAATGATCCCACAAATTCACTACCGTGCatacatgcgtgcgtgtttgtgtgtgcatgtgtgagtgtgtgtaca
Protein-coding sequences here:
- the LOC135245017 gene encoding son of sevenless homolog 1-like isoform X1; translation: MQAPPLQYDFYSEENASKWRGLLVPSLNKVLSQVHPQLSSKEDALQHIEELILLLLSMLCQAQPRTVQDVEERVQKSFPHPIDKWAIADAQAAIEKRKRRNPLALPVDKIHPLLKEVLGYKIDHQVSVYIVAVLEYISADILKLAGNYVRNIRHYEISQQDIKVAMCADKVLMDMFHQDEEDLSGFPLMDEEPSVSGEQTYYDLVKTFMAEVRQYLRDLNLIIKVFREPFASNTKLFSHHDVENIFSRIVDVHELTVKLQGLIEDTVEMTDEGSPHPLVGSCFEDLAEELAFDPYESYAQDILRTGFHDHFLSQLSKPGAALYLQSIAEGFKEAVQYVLPRLLLTPVYHCLHYFEILKQLEEKSQDEEDKECLKQAITALLNLQSSMERICSKSLAKRRLSESACRFYSQQMKGKHLAIKKMSEIQKNIDGWEGKDIGQCCNEFIMEGTLTRVGAKHERHIFLFDGLMICCKSNHGQPRLPGASAAEYRLKEKFLMRKVQINDKDDKEGEYRHAFEIILKDGNSVVFAAKSAEEKSSWMAALISLQYRSTLERMLDLTMLQEEKDEHVRLPGPELYRFAEPDSEENVVFEENVQSKSGIPIIKAGTVLKLIERLTYHMYADPNFVRTFLTTYRSFCKPQELLGLLMERFEIPEPKPTEADQMALENGDQPLSAELKRFRKEYVQPVQLRVLNVCRHWVEHHFYDFERDAELLRRLEEFIGMVRGKAMRKWVESITKIILRKKQVQANGPSHNITFGSSPPPIEWHISKPGQTDQFDLMTLHPIEIARQLTLLESDFYRAVQPSELVGSVWTKEDKELNSPNLLRMIRHTTNLTLWFEKCIVEAGNLEERAAVVARIIEILQVFQELNNFNGVLEVVSAMNSSPVYRLDHTFEQIPSRQRKILEEAHELSEDHYKKYLAKLRSINPPCVPFFGIYLTNILKTEEGNPDFLKRHGKELINFSKRRKVAEITGEIQQYQNQPYCLRVENDIRKFFENLNPMEDKTEKEFADYLFNKSLEIEPRNARSLPRFPKRYNCPLKSPGVRPSTVRPGTMRHPTPLQNEPRKISYSRIPDSETESTASAPNSPRTPLTPPPASGASSSTDICSVFDSPQAPSSPFHSRSSSVSSMVSFSRNVEDGPKPPPVPPRRRPESAPAESSPSKMMSKRLDSPPAVPPRQPTPAKGYSPRYSLSERTSVSEPPDSPPTLPPREPVRSPDVFFNSPLHLQPPPQGRRTELSQTFFPSSPFSPLPPQTPSPLGFRKHLPSPPSLGLDCDSPPPGATGPPVPPRQSTSQAIPKLPPKTYKRESTHPSLHRDGPPLLENANSS